The following proteins are co-located in the Spirosoma montaniterrae genome:
- a CDS encoding DUF3748 domain-containing protein: protein MKWLWIIALVLLNSCMTLTTTSLTVSPTGHTLHHNGVFSNDGQWIVFDSRNDDTKIGETSTIGIVHVKTGEEKIIYKTSNQTVYGPGVGAVSFSPLEDKVIFIHGLSNANGEKPYAMSRRTGVGININFPYKSFFYDARDIHFPYTPGSLRGGTHSHCWSGDGQLVSFTYNDELIDADLRVVGVMLPFPQGVKVDSTKGNNNGIMFSSIVANVVRNPKPGSDEINKAFDECWVGKNGYTLKSGKRIPHAIAFQGNVLNQEGKQITEVFIVDIDSEKILADSLAVGKIGERPRVPIGIHQRRITFSDKGLSDTRHWLRSSPDGKFIYALAKGQNEYNQLIEIEVQTGNMRFLTNNDFSIDYSFNLNKDGSKIAYVAQNSIYLFDLIKGVSTQIVSKEKGKIVGTPSFSPLDHVLVFNQYIKDRKGNDFLQIRKIILSE from the coding sequence ATGAAATGGCTCTGGATAATCGCTCTTGTTTTGTTAAATAGTTGCATGACATTAACTACTACTAGCCTGACAGTTTCGCCAACAGGCCACACGTTACACCATAATGGTGTGTTTTCAAATGATGGACAATGGATTGTTTTCGATAGTAGGAATGATGACACTAAAATTGGAGAAACTTCTACCATTGGTATTGTCCACGTAAAGACCGGGGAAGAGAAGATAATTTACAAAACCTCGAACCAAACCGTTTATGGACCGGGTGTGGGAGCGGTGTCCTTTAGTCCGTTGGAGGATAAAGTGATTTTTATCCATGGATTGTCTAATGCGAATGGTGAAAAACCGTATGCCATGTCTCGAAGAACTGGTGTTGGCATCAATATTAATTTTCCTTACAAGTCTTTCTTTTACGATGCCAGAGATATACATTTTCCATACACACCCGGATCGCTCCGTGGTGGAACACATTCTCATTGCTGGAGTGGAGATGGACAGTTAGTCAGTTTTACATATAACGATGAATTGATAGATGCTGATCTAAGGGTGGTGGGCGTAATGCTCCCCTTCCCACAGGGCGTTAAGGTTGATTCTACCAAAGGAAACAATAATGGGATAATGTTTTCATCTATTGTAGCAAATGTAGTGAGAAATCCTAAGCCTGGTTCTGACGAAATCAACAAGGCGTTTGACGAGTGTTGGGTAGGGAAAAATGGCTATACACTGAAATCAGGTAAACGTATTCCGCACGCTATTGCTTTTCAGGGCAACGTTTTAAACCAGGAGGGCAAGCAAATTACGGAGGTTTTCATTGTCGATATTGATTCAGAAAAGATCCTGGCGGACTCCTTAGCCGTTGGAAAAATAGGAGAAAGGCCCCGCGTACCGATTGGGATACACCAAAGACGGATTACATTTTCTGATAAAGGACTTTCGGATACCCGGCATTGGTTGCGTTCGAGTCCTGACGGAAAATTTATCTATGCTTTGGCTAAGGGCCAAAATGAATACAATCAGCTTATTGAAATTGAGGTTCAAACGGGCAATATGAGGTTTCTAACCAACAATGACTTTTCAATTGACTACTCATTTAATCTAAATAAAGATGGTAGTAAAATAGCCTATGTAGCGCAAAATTCTATCTATCTTTTCGATCTGATAAAAGGTGTTTCGACACAAATTGTCAGCAAAGAAAAGGGGAAAATCGTAGGAACCCCTTCTTTTTCACCTCTTGATCATGTATTGGTTTTTAACCAGTACATTAAAGACCGAAAAGGAAATGATTTTTTACAGATTCGAAAGATTATTCTATCTGAATAA
- a CDS encoding sialidase family protein has translation MKNIKSKAILIVCFLVSWSVIQAQTVPGNIVCYEPSSSQKYIGSPSLVTLPNGDYVASHDFFGPKSSEWQQAVSRIYTSNNKGKTWRYLTEINGAFWSSLFVHKGELYLLGPDRHHGTVLIRKSTDGGNTWTKPTNKENGVLLTGEFHCAPMPVMEYNGRLWRPMETAHGPVLQWGKRYGAMVMSAPVDSDLMNSKSWQSSTPILYDSTFNNGDFAGWLEGNFVVDKDQKMWDMLRVANKKSTEEKAAMVSISPDGKALDFDPKTGFIPFDGGSKKFVIKYDTLSKKYWTLVNIIPDKYRKQFPERNPSGFRNILMLKCSADLKKWDDVKVILEHEDVIYHGFQYVDWSFEGNDIIVLSRTAYFDGITNAKNNHDANYLTFHRVENFRKIKSKI, from the coding sequence ATGAAAAACATAAAAAGCAAAGCGATTCTCATCGTATGTTTTTTGGTCAGTTGGTCTGTAATCCAGGCTCAGACCGTGCCGGGCAATATTGTTTGCTATGAACCAAGTTCATCCCAAAAATATATCGGTTCGCCCAGTTTGGTAACGTTGCCCAATGGAGATTACGTGGCATCACACGATTTTTTTGGACCTAAAAGTTCTGAATGGCAGCAAGCTGTTAGCCGAATTTATACGTCAAACAATAAGGGGAAAACATGGCGTTATCTTACTGAAATCAATGGGGCATTTTGGAGCTCACTGTTTGTTCATAAAGGGGAACTCTATCTGCTGGGACCAGACAGGCATCATGGGACGGTTCTTATAAGAAAGTCAACCGACGGAGGTAATACCTGGACTAAACCAACAAACAAAGAAAATGGTGTATTGCTTACAGGAGAGTTTCACTGCGCTCCCATGCCGGTAATGGAATACAACGGCAGGCTTTGGAGGCCAATGGAGACGGCACATGGACCTGTATTACAATGGGGTAAACGATATGGAGCGATGGTGATGTCGGCACCGGTAGATTCGGACCTTATGAATTCGAAATCCTGGCAAAGCAGTACGCCTATCCTGTATGACAGCACGTTTAACAATGGCGATTTTGCCGGATGGCTGGAAGGAAACTTTGTGGTTGATAAAGACCAGAAAATGTGGGATATGCTCAGAGTGGCCAACAAAAAGTCGACTGAAGAGAAAGCGGCCATGGTGTCTATATCCCCTGACGGCAAAGCACTGGACTTTGATCCTAAGACGGGTTTTATACCTTTTGATGGCGGTAGTAAAAAGTTTGTGATAAAGTACGATACACTCAGTAAGAAATACTGGACTCTCGTCAATATAATACCCGACAAATATCGAAAGCAGTTTCCAGAACGTAATCCTTCCGGTTTTCGGAATATTTTGATGCTAAAATGTTCTGCGGATTTAAAAAAATGGGATGATGTTAAGGTTATCCTGGAACACGAAGATGTTATTTATCATGGGTTTCAGTATGTAGACTGGTCATTTGAAGGAAATGATATTATAGTGCTTTCCAGAACGGCTTATTTTGATGGGATCACCAACGCCAAGAATAACCATGATGCTAATTATTTGACGTTTCATAGGGTAGAAAACTTTAGAAAAATCAAGAGTAAAATTTAA
- a CDS encoding RagB/SusD family nutrient uptake outer membrane protein, protein MKKTINYILTGLIVVGTLCLTGCKDFLKEEVFSQLAPENYLKTKEGLTSVLYETYAKAANMNSNNSIYVLGPQEFVTDILYQSGDNVEATIRNFREFNWDPTMDFLTQNWDSYYQCIRNANIIIENIPSSNLSATEKTVYEAEARFLRAVSYYKLYFFFGTVPLRTSSSQGLSLPRASEIELKQFIDTELKFALEKLPNPGAEVQKYRAHKAAAAGYLLKFYLNTKNWNEANTVSAQFLNSFKNYSLFPTYKDMFKVENKNNSEYIWVRPAFASSDRTTANSWSNVSFPDNFKSAPEIGLVFKSTWLNWPNEFRIYDKFYNTFEAGDKRKDLMITYYINTSDQRVELRGKDNIRSFKYWPDPNNVGAAHGNDIPEIRLADIFLSRAEALNEINGPGPEAIQLVNQVRARAGLVNLKLESITTKEAFRELILLERGHEFFNEGHRRMDLIRTGKFISDAQARGKNAQPFHLVFPIPQVVIDSDPVIQQNPNY, encoded by the coding sequence ATGAAAAAGACAATAAACTACATCCTGACAGGACTGATTGTCGTCGGTACACTGTGCTTAACAGGTTGCAAGGACTTTTTGAAAGAGGAGGTGTTTTCACAGTTGGCTCCTGAAAACTACCTCAAAACGAAAGAAGGACTGACGTCGGTTCTTTATGAAACGTATGCTAAGGCTGCCAACATGAATAGTAACAACTCGATTTATGTGCTGGGCCCGCAGGAGTTTGTGACGGATATTTTATATCAGAGTGGTGATAATGTAGAAGCCACTATACGAAATTTCCGAGAGTTTAACTGGGACCCAACCATGGACTTTCTTACACAGAACTGGGATTCCTACTACCAGTGCATACGAAATGCCAATATTATCATCGAAAATATTCCGAGCTCAAACCTGTCGGCTACAGAAAAGACTGTATACGAAGCCGAAGCCCGGTTTTTGAGAGCAGTCAGCTATTACAAACTGTACTTCTTCTTTGGAACAGTACCTTTGAGAACAAGTAGTTCGCAGGGGTTGAGTTTGCCAAGAGCTTCAGAAATTGAACTGAAGCAATTCATAGATACTGAACTAAAGTTTGCACTCGAAAAATTACCCAATCCAGGCGCTGAAGTGCAGAAGTACAGAGCCCATAAGGCTGCTGCGGCTGGCTACCTGCTGAAATTTTATCTAAACACGAAGAACTGGAATGAAGCTAATACCGTCTCCGCTCAGTTTTTGAACTCGTTTAAGAACTATTCCTTATTTCCTACCTATAAGGATATGTTCAAAGTCGAAAATAAAAACAACAGTGAATACATTTGGGTAAGGCCAGCTTTCGCTTCCTCTGATCGTACAACAGCAAACAGTTGGAGTAATGTGTCATTTCCGGATAACTTCAAATCCGCGCCTGAAATAGGGCTTGTGTTTAAATCTACCTGGCTCAACTGGCCAAACGAATTCAGAATTTATGACAAGTTCTATAATACGTTTGAAGCTGGTGATAAGCGAAAAGATTTGATGATTACCTACTATATAAACACATCCGATCAGCGGGTTGAACTGCGTGGTAAAGACAATATCCGTTCATTTAAATATTGGCCAGATCCAAACAATGTAGGAGCGGCTCATGGAAATGATATTCCCGAAATACGCTTAGCCGACATCTTTCTATCAAGGGCCGAGGCACTTAACGAGATCAATGGGCCAGGGCCCGAAGCCATTCAGCTCGTCAATCAGGTTAGGGCCAGGGCTGGACTCGTAAACTTAAAACTCGAATCCATCACTACAAAAGAGGCCTTCAGAGAGCTGATACTGTTGGAAAGAGGGCATGAATTTTTCAATGAAGGACACCGACGAATGGATCTTATTCGTACGGGAAAGTTCATTTCAGACGCACAGGCAAGAGGTAAAAATGCGCAACCTTTCCACCTGGTTTTTCCAATTCCTCAGGTTGTGATTGATTCTGATCCGGTTATTCAACAAAATCCGAATTATTAA
- a CDS encoding SusC/RagA family TonB-linked outer membrane protein has translation MKRNLLKFRLVGLMLFFSITALAQNVITGKVIDAKTRELLPGATIQLEGTTVATITNAEGTYSLTVPRLNGKITVSYVGFLTKTVDLLNRKSIDVELEPNVSLLDDVVVIGYGTAKKSDITGSVASLTEKSFNKGVNVSAEQLIAGKVSGVQIIQNSGEPGGGITVNIRGMGSLNAGNAPLYVVDGFPIDNSTTVSGTGANFTGMRTARNPLNSINPADIASIEVLKDASATAIYGSRGANGVVLITTKRGKEGGLKVSYDAYYGVQNIMNDINLLSANEYKTVMNSLIDAGAGNVNLKIGEFSGGTDWLRQMYRKNAPINSHNISFSGGNQSTKYFTSLNYFDQDGVLINSANKRYSARVNLEHTNKNFTIGTNITSAYVADSYVANGMDLNERAGIIYAAIAYEPTLSVFDQNNNYVLSKNMNIDNPLAIANGKTSTSDLYRTLGSVYGEVKFLTDFTARLNLGADISTQRRDTYVDRQTIEGRANGGIASILTGTNNSFLSEFTLNYKKRFGRQDLNLLFGTTAQQFDTNDQTSQASGFPSDATKTDNLSLGDPTRFIATSSKSRNSLLSYLGRVNYNLSDKYLLTTSLRIDGSSRFGENNKYGVFPSVAFAWRLENEEFFKNAKYITSLKLRSSWGQTGNQAIDNYQSLTTYTTGQKAVIGNQQVSATTPNRLPNPNLKWETSEQLNFGLDFGFWGNRITGSLDWFTKTTKDMLLNLPIPRTTGFSTMMTNIGSVRNGGFEVLINSNNLSGPLSWETTLNMTWLHNKVLDLGGIQNIFTGSAGGTANVSIIKEGLPMYSFYGYTIDGVWQTEDDFTTTKDNVKPGDFKYRDLNGDKVVNADDRQVIGNPFPKFIASLTNNFTYKGFNLNIFLDGSWGAKMLNNNLVDTYFPANLMRNRLSEPLLNRWTPSNPSSVYPSFINPLGQGKKEVNTYTVENANFLRLNTIRVGYDFAVKNFAIKGLGVFVTGQNMAMWTNYRGYDPSINPNGGGVRIDWNAFPTARTILFGVNINL, from the coding sequence ATGAAACGAAATCTACTCAAATTTCGGCTGGTAGGGCTAATGCTGTTTTTTTCGATAACGGCCTTAGCACAAAATGTAATTACCGGAAAGGTAATTGATGCCAAAACCAGAGAACTCTTGCCCGGAGCCACCATTCAACTTGAGGGAACTACCGTGGCAACGATCACTAATGCAGAAGGAACGTATAGTCTTACCGTTCCCAGGCTGAATGGCAAAATCACGGTGAGTTATGTAGGTTTTTTAACTAAAACAGTTGATCTCCTCAACCGGAAAAGCATAGATGTAGAGCTGGAACCAAATGTCTCGTTACTCGACGATGTCGTTGTAATTGGGTATGGAACTGCTAAGAAAAGTGATATAACCGGATCGGTGGCCAGCCTAACCGAAAAGAGTTTCAACAAAGGTGTCAATGTCTCTGCCGAACAACTAATAGCAGGGAAGGTCTCAGGTGTTCAGATTATTCAGAACAGTGGAGAACCCGGTGGTGGAATTACGGTGAACATTCGAGGTATGGGGTCACTTAATGCTGGCAATGCACCCTTGTATGTAGTGGATGGTTTTCCGATTGATAACTCAACTACCGTGAGTGGAACAGGAGCCAATTTTACGGGAATGCGTACAGCGAGAAATCCATTAAACTCAATTAACCCGGCTGATATTGCCTCAATAGAAGTTCTGAAAGATGCTTCGGCAACGGCAATCTATGGATCACGAGGAGCGAACGGGGTGGTTTTGATAACCACCAAACGAGGTAAAGAGGGCGGGCTGAAAGTAAGCTATGATGCCTACTACGGGGTTCAAAATATTATGAATGACATTAACCTGTTGAGCGCGAACGAGTATAAAACCGTGATGAACAGTTTGATTGACGCCGGAGCCGGAAATGTCAATTTGAAAATCGGTGAATTTTCGGGCGGAACAGACTGGCTCAGGCAAATGTACCGTAAAAACGCCCCAATCAACAGTCATAATATCTCATTTTCAGGCGGTAACCAGTCAACGAAATATTTCACCTCGCTAAATTATTTCGATCAGGACGGCGTGCTGATAAACTCGGCCAATAAACGTTACAGTGCCCGAGTCAATCTTGAGCATACAAACAAGAATTTTACTATTGGTACAAACATTACCTCGGCTTACGTAGCTGACTCCTACGTTGCCAACGGGATGGATCTGAACGAAAGAGCGGGTATAATTTATGCTGCCATCGCCTATGAGCCTACACTTTCCGTTTTTGATCAGAACAACAACTATGTTCTTTCGAAAAACATGAATATAGACAATCCGCTTGCCATAGCAAACGGAAAAACTTCTACGTCAGATCTTTATCGGACATTAGGAAGTGTTTATGGCGAAGTCAAATTTTTGACGGATTTTACCGCGAGATTAAACTTGGGTGCTGATATATCCACACAACGCCGGGATACGTATGTGGATAGACAAACCATAGAGGGTAGAGCCAATGGAGGCATAGCCAGCATTTTGACAGGCACCAACAACAGCTTTCTGTCTGAATTCACGCTGAACTACAAAAAACGGTTTGGTCGACAGGATCTGAACCTGCTGTTTGGAACTACAGCTCAACAGTTTGATACGAATGATCAGACATCTCAGGCAAGTGGTTTTCCTTCAGACGCAACAAAAACAGATAACCTTAGCTTAGGCGACCCCACTCGCTTTATCGCAACTAGTTCAAAATCAAGAAATAGTTTGTTATCCTATCTGGGGAGAGTAAATTATAACCTCTCGGATAAGTACTTATTGACGACCTCTTTACGGATTGATGGGTCTTCCCGTTTTGGTGAAAATAACAAATATGGCGTCTTCCCGTCCGTCGCTTTTGCCTGGAGACTTGAAAATGAAGAGTTCTTTAAGAACGCAAAATATATTACTTCATTAAAACTAAGATCCAGTTGGGGACAAACAGGAAATCAGGCGATTGATAACTATCAGTCATTGACTACGTATACAACTGGGCAAAAAGCTGTAATCGGAAATCAGCAGGTAAGCGCAACCACGCCCAACCGATTGCCAAATCCTAACCTGAAATGGGAAACTTCTGAGCAACTGAATTTCGGACTGGACTTTGGTTTCTGGGGTAACCGAATTACGGGTAGCCTGGACTGGTTTACCAAGACGACGAAAGACATGCTCCTGAATTTGCCTATCCCCCGAACCACAGGCTTCTCGACCATGATGACCAACATAGGATCCGTTCGTAATGGTGGGTTTGAAGTTTTGATAAACAGCAACAATCTCTCCGGGCCTCTGAGTTGGGAAACGACCCTAAACATGACCTGGCTACATAATAAAGTCCTCGACTTAGGAGGAATTCAGAACATTTTTACCGGAAGTGCAGGGGGCACAGCGAACGTATCCATCATTAAAGAAGGATTACCCATGTATTCATTCTATGGATACACAATTGATGGAGTATGGCAAACGGAGGATGATTTCACCACTACAAAAGACAACGTGAAGCCGGGTGATTTCAAGTACCGGGACTTAAACGGAGACAAGGTCGTTAATGCGGATGATCGTCAGGTAATCGGGAATCCATTTCCCAAATTCATCGCTTCATTAACGAATAACTTTACCTACAAGGGCTTCAATCTTAACATTTTTCTGGATGGCTCGTGGGGTGCGAAAATGTTGAACAATAATTTAGTTGACACTTATTTTCCTGCTAACCTGATGAGAAACCGTTTATCGGAACCATTGCTCAACCGCTGGACCCCATCAAACCCGTCATCGGTTTACCCATCATTTATTAATCCGCTGGGGCAAGGCAAGAAAGAGGTAAATACGTACACAGTTGAAAACGCAAACTTCCTCAGGCTGAATACGATCAGAGTGGGCTATGATTTTGCCGTCAAAAATTTTGCCATCAAAGGCTTGGGCGTTTTTGTTACGGGACAAAATATGGCCATGTGGACTAATTACAGGGGATATGACCCCTCCATAAATCCGAATGGTGGTGGCGTTAGAATAGACTGGAATGCATTTCCAACAGCCAGAACGATACTCTTTGGCGTGAACATAAATCTATAG
- a CDS encoding dihydrodipicolinate synthase family protein, with amino-acid sequence MTTKKFVPVMLTPFQDGNAIDYEILADLIEFYLEAGAAGLFANCLSSEMYHLSKEEMLASVSFIVQKVNGRVPIVATGTFPDSLENQAAFVKEIYSTGVDSVIVITSLLAGEMDSEDVFEARVKQLLALTGDIPLGFYECPLPYKRILRSELLGQLVKTGRIKFHKDTSLNIDSVRAKIAASKDAEDFVLYDAYMVHAVDSMKADSAGLSCIQGNYFPELIVWLCNHYDDDSEDVDKVQQFFAQNMGVMHDTYPASAKYILEKRGLGITQICRNGSELRTTADHDSLDALFYKFKELAKEINLNMISL; translated from the coding sequence ATGACAACTAAAAAATTTGTACCTGTCATGCTCACTCCATTTCAGGATGGAAATGCTATTGATTACGAAATCCTGGCAGACCTGATCGAGTTCTACCTGGAAGCAGGAGCAGCCGGACTTTTTGCCAACTGCTTGTCGAGTGAAATGTATCATCTTTCCAAAGAAGAAATGCTGGCTTCTGTGTCTTTTATCGTGCAGAAAGTGAATGGAAGAGTGCCTATAGTAGCCACAGGTACTTTCCCCGACAGCTTAGAAAATCAGGCCGCTTTTGTAAAGGAGATATATAGCACGGGAGTCGACAGTGTAATTGTTATTACAAGCTTGCTGGCCGGAGAGATGGATTCTGAAGACGTGTTTGAAGCCAGAGTAAAACAATTGCTTGCTCTAACGGGGGATATTCCCCTTGGGTTTTATGAATGCCCTCTGCCCTATAAACGGATTTTAAGGTCTGAGTTGCTGGGGCAGTTAGTCAAGACAGGACGGATTAAATTTCACAAGGATACATCACTAAATATAGACAGTGTACGGGCTAAGATTGCTGCCAGTAAAGACGCCGAGGACTTTGTTCTTTACGATGCCTACATGGTGCATGCGGTGGATTCAATGAAAGCCGACTCGGCAGGTCTATCCTGTATCCAGGGAAATTATTTCCCTGAGCTGATTGTCTGGTTGTGCAATCATTACGATGATGACTCAGAAGACGTAGACAAAGTGCAGCAGTTTTTTGCTCAAAACATGGGGGTTATGCATGACACCTATCCCGCCAGTGCAAAATATATTCTCGAAAAACGAGGTCTGGGTATCACCCAAATTTGCCGCAATGGAAGTGAGCTAAGGACCACAGCAGATCACGATAGCCTTGACGCGCTGTTCTATAAATTCAAAGAATTGGCAAAGGAGATCAATTTAAACATGATAAGCCTATGA
- a CDS encoding sodium:solute symporter produces MTNLPILDIAIIIAYLIAMVLVGVYFSGRNTSADEFTRAAGRIPGWAVGISIYATFLSSNTFLGVPGKAFGGNWNAFVFSLSMPLAAWFATKYFVPFYRSTGEVSAYTNLEKRFGPWARTYVVVCFLSTQLARIGSVFFGISLTLQALTGYSMVTIMVVTGICIIVYTVMGGIEAVIWTEVVQGLLKTLGAVIIIYLVVNQVMGGFDGILTIGAAANKFSLGTIEFDFVRSSFWVVLLYGFFINLNNFGMDQNYIQRYHAATSTREANKSVWLCVWIYVPVSLLFFSIGACLYAYYMQNPELLRTIKLQAASEQLGLAINKPEVAQLATMMKPSDYADKVMPHFMVHMIPTGLLGLIVSAILSAAMSTISSGMNASATVFTEDIYKRYVNTRSTEKNNLKILYIATVIVGLIGMLCGIAMIGVKSLLDVWWTLSGIFAGGMLGLFLLGLMSKNTTNKDALTASLIGVLIILWMSFSYLIPDQYNYLRYPLHANMIIVVGTLSIFLTGNLTQKLRRNLTI; encoded by the coding sequence ATGACTAATTTACCGATATTGGATATTGCCATTATTATTGCCTATCTAATAGCAATGGTATTGGTTGGCGTTTACTTTTCCGGAAGAAACACCTCAGCCGATGAATTTACCCGAGCGGCTGGTCGGATTCCTGGTTGGGCAGTAGGCATATCGATTTATGCTACCTTTCTAAGTTCGAACACTTTTCTTGGCGTGCCGGGTAAGGCTTTTGGAGGTAATTGGAATGCCTTCGTGTTCAGTCTCTCTATGCCTTTGGCCGCCTGGTTTGCCACTAAATACTTTGTCCCATTTTATCGGAGTACCGGAGAGGTATCTGCTTACACCAATCTTGAAAAACGATTCGGTCCATGGGCCAGAACCTATGTAGTGGTCTGTTTTTTATCCACTCAGCTAGCCCGGATCGGATCTGTGTTTTTTGGAATTTCATTGACCTTGCAGGCTCTCACAGGGTACAGCATGGTGACGATCATGGTGGTGACGGGAATCTGCATTATAGTATATACCGTGATGGGTGGCATTGAAGCCGTAATCTGGACCGAAGTCGTACAAGGTTTGTTGAAAACGTTGGGTGCAGTAATCATTATTTACTTAGTGGTGAACCAAGTGATGGGGGGATTCGACGGCATTCTTACCATAGGAGCGGCAGCTAATAAATTCAGCCTTGGTACTATAGAGTTTGATTTTGTCCGTTCATCTTTCTGGGTTGTGCTGCTATACGGCTTTTTTATCAATCTGAATAATTTCGGAATGGATCAGAACTACATCCAGCGTTACCACGCAGCCACCAGCACCAGAGAAGCCAATAAGTCGGTATGGCTTTGTGTGTGGATTTATGTTCCTGTGTCTCTCCTGTTTTTTAGTATAGGAGCCTGTTTATACGCGTATTATATGCAAAACCCGGAGTTACTCCGGACCATTAAACTGCAGGCGGCTTCTGAGCAACTCGGTCTGGCGATCAATAAGCCGGAAGTAGCGCAACTGGCAACAATGATGAAGCCATCAGATTATGCCGATAAAGTGATGCCGCACTTTATGGTGCATATGATTCCAACCGGTCTTTTAGGATTGATTGTCTCTGCCATTCTGTCTGCGGCTATGAGTACTATAAGTTCTGGCATGAACGCTTCGGCCACAGTCTTTACAGAAGACATATACAAGCGATATGTCAATACGAGGTCAACCGAAAAGAACAACTTGAAAATCCTTTACATCGCCACGGTTATAGTAGGCTTAATTGGTATGCTCTGCGGCATAGCCATGATAGGTGTCAAAAGCCTTTTGGATGTCTGGTGGACACTTTCTGGAATATTTGCAGGGGGCATGTTGGGGCTCTTTCTACTCGGTTTAATGAGCAAGAACACTACGAATAAAGATGCTCTTACGGCTAGTTTGATTGGTGTCTTGATTATTCTCTGGATGAGCTTCTCTTACCTCATACCAGATCAATACAATTATTTACGATACCCCCTACATGCGAATATGATTATTGTAGTGGGTACATTATCGATTTTCCTCACGGGTAACCTCACTCAAAAACTAAGAAGGAATTTAACCATATGA